A stretch of Tenrec ecaudatus isolate mTenEca1 chromosome 2, mTenEca1.hap1, whole genome shotgun sequence DNA encodes these proteins:
- the LOC142439142 gene encoding ferritin light chain-like, with protein MSSQIRQNYSADAEAGVNRLVNLHLQASYTYLSLGFFFDRDDVALEGVGHFFRELAKEMREGAECLLKLQNQRGGRALFQDVQKPSQDEWGRTLDAMEAALALEKKLNQALLDLHAVGSTHTDPHLCDFLENHFLDKEVKLLKKMGDHLTNLRRMASPQAGLGEYLFERLTLKED; from the coding sequence ATGAGCTCTCAGATCCGTCAGAATTATTCCGCCGACGCGGAGGCCGGCGTCAACCGTCTGGTCAACCTGCACctgcaggcctcttacacctacctctctctgggcttcttttTCGACCGCGACGATGTGGCCTTGGAAGGCGTGGGGCACTTCTTCCGCGAGCTGGCGAAGGAGATGCGCGAGGGGGCCGAGTGTCTCTTGAAGCTGCAGAACCAGCGCGGCGGCCGCGCCCTCTTCCAGGATGTGCAGAAGCCGTCTCAAGATGAGTGGGGTCGAACCCTAGACGCCATGGAAGCTGCCCTAGCCCTGGAGAAAAAACTCAACCAGGCTCTTCTGGACCTGCATGCCGTGGGGTCCACTCACACCGACCCtcatctctgtgactttctggagaaccacttcctggacaaggaggtgaaactcctcaagaagatgggcgaCCACCTGACCAACCTCCGCAGGATGGCCAGCCCCCAGGCCGGCCTGGGCGAGTATCTCTTCGAGAGGCTCACTCTCAAAGAAGACTAG